Proteins encoded within one genomic window of Ascaphus truei isolate aAscTru1 chromosome 8, aAscTru1.hap1, whole genome shotgun sequence:
- the OAT gene encoding ornithine aminotransferase, mitochondrial: MFSKLIQRRTLGVLYCNLKAPLSSVTTAATEKPMEEALTSEYVFEREAKYGAHNYHPLPVALERGKGVYVWDVEGRKYFDFLSAYSAVNQGHCHPKIINALKCQAEKLTLTSRAFYSDVLGEYEEYITKLFNYNKVLPMNTGVESGETACKLARKWAYTVKGIPKYKAKIICAAGNFWGRTMSAISSSTDPSSYEGFGPFMPGFQIIPYNDLPALERAVQDPNVAAFMVEPIQGEAGVIVPDEGYLTGVRRLCTAHNVLFIADEVQTGLARTGKMLAVDHENVHPDMVMLGKALSGGVYPVSAVLCDDEVMLTIKPGEHGSTYGGNPVACRVAIASLEVIEEEKLAENATKMGELLRAELMKTPSNIVTDVRGKGLLNAIAIKQSKDFDAWKVCLRLRDNGLLAKPTHGDIIRLAPPLTIKEDEIRECIDIIHKTLLSF, encoded by the exons ATGTTTTCCAAGCTAATCCAGCGACGCACCTTGGGTGTCTTGTACTGTAACCTCAAAGCTCCATTGAGCTCTGTCACAACGGCTGCGACAGAGAAACCAATGGAGGAAGCGTTAACATCAGAATACGTGTTTGAGAGGGAAGCAAAGTATGGGGCTCACAATTACCACCCTCTGCCTGTTGCGCTTGAAAGGGGAAAAG GCGTATATGTATGGGATGTCGAAGGCAGAAAGTATTTTGACTTCCTGAGTGCCTACAGTGCTGTGAATCAAGGACACTGTCACCCAAAGATCATCAACGCTTTAAAGTGTCAGGCAGAGAAGCTGACTCTCACCTCCAGGGCTTTCTATAGCGATGTACTTGGGGAATACGAGGAGTATATAACAAAGCTGTTCAACTACAACAAGGTGCTGCCAATGAACACAG gtgttgaaagtggaGAAACTGCCTGCAAGTTGGCCCGGAAGTGGGCGTACACGGTGAAGGGAATTCCTAAATACAAGGCAAAGATCATTTGTGCAG CTGGTAACTTCTGGGGCAGGACAATGTCTGCTATTTCAAGCTCCACAGACCCGTCTAGCTACGAGGGCTTTGGACCATTCATGCCTGGGTTTCAGATCATCCCTTACAATGACCTTCCTGCtcttgag AGAGCTGTACAGGACCCCAACGTAGCTGCTTTCATGGTGGAGCCAATTCAGGGTGAGGCTGGTGTGATTGTTCCAGATGAAGGTTACCTGACTGGAGTGCGGCGGCTGTGCACAGCACACAAT GTATTATTCATTGCTGATGAGGTGCAGACTGGCTTGGCTAGGACTGGGAAGATGCTTGCAGTGGACCATGAAAATGTACACCCTGATATGGTGATGCTTGGGAAGGCACTCTCAGGAGGTGTTTACCCT GTGTCTGCTGTCCTTTGTGATGATGAAGTGATGCTGACCATTAAGCCAGGCGAGCATGGATCCACTTATGGAGGCAATCCCGTGGCATGCCGTGTGGCAATAGCTTCTCTAGAG GTCATTGAGGAGGAGAAACTGGCAGAAAATGCAACGAAAATGGGAGAGCTGTTGAGAGCAGAGTTGATGAAAACGCCCTCCAATATAGTGACCGATGTGAGAGGGAAAGGGTTACTGAACGCCATTGCTATAAAACAAAGCAAAG ACTTCGATGCCTGGAAGGTATGTCTCCGGCTGCGTGACAATGGGCTTCTGGCAAAACCCACTCATGGTGATATCATCCGACTGGCCCCCCCTCTGACAATCAAGGAGGATGAGATCAGAGAATGCATTGATATCATCCACAAGACCCTCCTGTCATTCTGA